One part of the Esox lucius isolate fEsoLuc1 chromosome 10, fEsoLuc1.pri, whole genome shotgun sequence genome encodes these proteins:
- the mllt11 gene encoding protein AF1q, translated as MLVKSNSEYDSFLYWRQPISAPDLSELEDLGLLNAKPTKKSKKAAKKQNAAQAKQRKQQEAKEAELLEYTTFNYWREPIPSIDLLDFNLLL; from the coding sequence ATGCTGGTGAAATCTAACAGCGAGTATGACTCCTTCCTCTACTGGAGACAGCCCATTTCGGCCCCAGATCTGTCTGAGCTGGAAGACCTAGGTTTGCTTAACGCCAAGCCAACCAAGAAAAGCAAGAAGGCAGCCAAGAAACAGAATGCTGCCCAAGCCAAGCAAAGGAAGCAGCAAGAGGCCAAGGAGGCTGAATTGTTAGAGTACACCACCTTTAATTACTGGAGAGAGCCAATCCCCAGCATCGACCTCCTCGACTTCAATCTGCTTCTGTGA
- the gabpb2a gene encoding GA-binding protein subunit beta-2a isoform X1 translates to MSLVDLGKRLLEAARKGQDDEVRTLMANGAPFTTDWLGTSPLHLAAQHGHYSTAEVLLRAGVSRDARTKVDRTPLHMAASEGHTVIVDLLVRSGADINAKDMLKMTALHWAAQNGHQRVAETLVKHGADVHALSKFDKTPFDIAADIQNADLMLLLQEGMQNQVNMNAEAGMTGSPAQPQFIIQGIPGLQGGVVNLADLLNNATKANSGRLQGGVVNLADLLNHINSGDSEEAIAANSLDPGSIQHMVNEQGQRVITIVTDQHGNLQTGGLGQPFFVTMQHGQQMLAVPANQVTEEVVDEDPQPPPARKRKLETNHTESGDTEQLQRQLQEANRKAQEYRQQLLRKEQEAEQYRMKLEAMSHNHTNGTSEQEEVVGGEEEEEEEEEEEEEEVQEEVTQVDMSSSEEVVLQEGAIIIKTEELDSAEEQVTLVESVPSHTEIIS, encoded by the exons ATGTCGCTGGTGGATTTGGGGAAGCGGCTACTTGAGGCCGCACGGAAAGGCCAGGACGATGAAGTCAGGACACTCATGGCCAACGGGGCTCCATTCACCACAGACTGG CTGGGCACGTCGCCATTGCATCTGGCTGCCCAACATGGACACTACTCTACTGCTGAGGTTCTGCTCCGAGCAGGCGTCAGCAGGGACGCCCGAACCAAAGTCGACAGGACCCCTCTGCACATGGCTGCTTCAGAAGGCCACACAGTCATCGTAGATCTATTAGTCAGG AGCGGAGCAGACATTAACGCCAAAGACATGCTGAAGATGACTGCTCTCCATTGGGCCGCCCAGAACGGCCACCAAAGGGTTGCAGAAACGCTGGTCAAACATGGAGCCGATGTTCACGCTCTCAGTAAATTCGATAAGACGCCGTTTGACATCGCGGCAGACATCCAGAATGCAGACCTTATGCTCTTACTGCAG GAGGGGATGCAAAACCAGGTGAACATGAATGCGGAGGCTGGCATGACGGGGAGCCCAGCCCAACCCCAGTTCATCATCCAGGGCATTCCAGGCCTCCAGGGGGGTGTGGTTAATCTGGCCGACCTCCTCAACAACGCTACCAAGGCCAACTCGGGTAGGCTCCAGGGGGGTGTGGTCAACCTGGCTGACCTCCTCAACCACATCAACTCTG GGGACTCTGAGGAAGCAATAGCCGCAAATTCTTTGGATCCTGGCAGCATCCAGCACATGGTGAATGAGCAAGGTCAAAGGGTCATCACCATAGTGACTGACCAACACGGCAACCTTCAGACGGGAGGGCTTGGTCAGCCATTCTTTGTCACCATGCAACACGGGCAGCAGA TGTTGGCGGTGCCAGCCAATCAGGTGACGGAGGAGGTGGTTGACGAGGATCCCCAGCCCCCACCTGCCCGAAAGAGGAAACTAGAGACCAATCACACGGAGTCTGGAGACACG GAGCAGTTACAGAGGCAGCTGCAGGAGGCCAACCGGAAGGCCCAGGAGTATCGGCAGCAGCTGCTGCGTAAGGAGCAGGAAGCTGAGCAGTACCGCATGAAGCTGGAAGCCATGTCGCACAACCACACCAACGGCACCTCCGAGCAGGAGGAGGTTGtagggggggaggaggaggaggaggaagaggaggaggaggaggaggaagaggtgcaAGAGGAGGTGACGCAGGTGGATATGTCGAGCAGCGAGGAGGTGGTGCTTCAGGAAGGCGCCATCATCATCAAAACCGAGGAGCTGGACTCGGCCGAGGAGCAGGTGACCCTGGTGGAGTCGGTGCCGTCCCACACAGAGATAATCTCCTAA
- the gabpb2a gene encoding GA-binding protein subunit beta-2a isoform X2: MSLVDLGKRLLEAARKGQDDEVRTLMANGAPFTTDWLGTSPLHLAAQHGHYSTAEVLLRAGVSRDARTKVDRTPLHMAASEGHTVIVDLLVRSGADINAKDMLKMTALHWAAQNGHQRVAETLVKHGADVHALSKFDKTPFDIAADIQNADLMLLLQEGMQNQVNMNAEAGMTGSPAQPQFIIQGIPGLQGGVVNLADLLNNATKANSGDSEEAIAANSLDPGSIQHMVNEQGQRVITIVTDQHGNLQTGGLGQPFFVTMQHGQQMLAVPANQVTEEVVDEDPQPPPARKRKLETNHTESGDTEQLQRQLQEANRKAQEYRQQLLRKEQEAEQYRMKLEAMSHNHTNGTSEQEEVVGGEEEEEEEEEEEEEEVQEEVTQVDMSSSEEVVLQEGAIIIKTEELDSAEEQVTLVESVPSHTEIIS; the protein is encoded by the exons ATGTCGCTGGTGGATTTGGGGAAGCGGCTACTTGAGGCCGCACGGAAAGGCCAGGACGATGAAGTCAGGACACTCATGGCCAACGGGGCTCCATTCACCACAGACTGG CTGGGCACGTCGCCATTGCATCTGGCTGCCCAACATGGACACTACTCTACTGCTGAGGTTCTGCTCCGAGCAGGCGTCAGCAGGGACGCCCGAACCAAAGTCGACAGGACCCCTCTGCACATGGCTGCTTCAGAAGGCCACACAGTCATCGTAGATCTATTAGTCAGG AGCGGAGCAGACATTAACGCCAAAGACATGCTGAAGATGACTGCTCTCCATTGGGCCGCCCAGAACGGCCACCAAAGGGTTGCAGAAACGCTGGTCAAACATGGAGCCGATGTTCACGCTCTCAGTAAATTCGATAAGACGCCGTTTGACATCGCGGCAGACATCCAGAATGCAGACCTTATGCTCTTACTGCAG GAGGGGATGCAAAACCAGGTGAACATGAATGCGGAGGCTGGCATGACGGGGAGCCCAGCCCAACCCCAGTTCATCATCCAGGGCATTCCAGGCCTCCAGGGGGGTGTGGTTAATCTGGCCGACCTCCTCAACAACGCTACCAAGGCCAACTCGG GGGACTCTGAGGAAGCAATAGCCGCAAATTCTTTGGATCCTGGCAGCATCCAGCACATGGTGAATGAGCAAGGTCAAAGGGTCATCACCATAGTGACTGACCAACACGGCAACCTTCAGACGGGAGGGCTTGGTCAGCCATTCTTTGTCACCATGCAACACGGGCAGCAGA TGTTGGCGGTGCCAGCCAATCAGGTGACGGAGGAGGTGGTTGACGAGGATCCCCAGCCCCCACCTGCCCGAAAGAGGAAACTAGAGACCAATCACACGGAGTCTGGAGACACG GAGCAGTTACAGAGGCAGCTGCAGGAGGCCAACCGGAAGGCCCAGGAGTATCGGCAGCAGCTGCTGCGTAAGGAGCAGGAAGCTGAGCAGTACCGCATGAAGCTGGAAGCCATGTCGCACAACCACACCAACGGCACCTCCGAGCAGGAGGAGGTTGtagggggggaggaggaggaggaggaagaggaggaggaggaggaggaagaggtgcaAGAGGAGGTGACGCAGGTGGATATGTCGAGCAGCGAGGAGGTGGTGCTTCAGGAAGGCGCCATCATCATCAAAACCGAGGAGCTGGACTCGGCCGAGGAGCAGGTGACCCTGGTGGAGTCGGTGCCGTCCCACACAGAGATAATCTCCTAA